Part of the Rhodohalobacter sp. SW132 genome is shown below.
TAATAACATTCATCGTTTTCAATTTCCCATCGATCGGGCAAGTGCGACGTTGATGGGTGTGCCCGATTAACCACATCTACAGTGAAATCCTGTTGGGGTGCATGCCGTTCAAAGTTCCCGCCCACAAGCTGAGAAAACCATGGCCAGTCTCTTTCTGATCCGCTTGCAGAATGAATTGCCACAAATCCGCCTCCATTCTGTATGTAATTTTTCAAAGCCTGACGCTGGCTTTCTGTATCAAAGATCTCGTTGTTTGTATTTGAAAATATAAGTGCATTGTACTGACTTAAATTTTCATCCGTAAAAAGCGCCGGATCTTCTGAAGCGACAACCTCAAATCCGTTCTCTTCCCCAAGCTTTTCAATAGCCTGAATACTGTATGGGATATTATCGTGCACATATCCATCGCCGTTCTTTGTATAGAGTAATACTTTAGCTCCTGCAAGACTTGTATTCTGAACCTCAACTCGTGGTGGATTTGCATAGTTTTTCCAAAACAGCTCTGCATCTGTCGAATCAATCGTCCCATCATATACGAGCATTCTGTATTTCAGTGAATAGGATCTACCGGATTTTAATTCGAAATCACGATCCTGGGCCGGATTAAAGTTGATATATACATTCTCCTCTCCGTTATTTGTTCCAACCGGCCAGATGCGCAATTGCTCGGGGTAATTAAAATTTGACGGATTGGTCATAAATAAAATTCCGGATTTCCCCTCCTCAACATCAGAAATACCATTTACATCCAGCCAGCGAGCCCTGGTCGCATTGGCATTACTTTTATCAAATCCTTCAGAAGATAATAGAGTGGCGTTGTTATCATTCCATTTTTCCGTAGCCCGCAAACTGAATCCCTGGTATCGATATTCTTTAATGGTCAGCGGTTCATTTGTTGCAGGATTAAGTGTGGAGGCAAAATCGATAAGCCATACGTCCTCTTCTGATCCCACATTCCATACGTTAATTTCCCACTGTTCATTGAGGGCTGTTTTTTCCTCTGATGGACCTGTAAAATCAATATGATTGTGAAGTGCCCTGAATCCTCCGTATACATTTCCATGTTTCTTTTCAGTTACAGCTTCTGCACGGACTGTACCCTGGCCACTGCCAAGATTCCAGAAATCCACCTCTCTTCCTTCAAATTCTGTACGTGTCCATGGATTCCATATTCCATAATGGTGATAGTGATCAGGCGGTTGAATCCGGCTCAATACCTCACCCCCCGGTGACCAGATCGGATGTATATACCCTCCGCGTTTGAAAATTTCATCCACGCCTTCTGGTACATCTTTTAAAGCGTATCTATAGTTCAGAACCTTTTTTTCACCTATAGAAATCAGCAAGCTTTCGCCATCATCTTCAACTTTTACACCCGGGTCATCAGAAGATGATTGAGTATTCTCCTCTACCCGCAGTACAAAATTCCGTACGGATCCCGGTTTTGTTTCCCCACTTAAAATCCAGGTTAACTGATCAGGATTTCCGGGTTTTAACTGAGACTGCACAGGGTTTTCTTTACCATCGGTAGTTTCATAAAGCTGTAATTCGCCTTCATGTTGCTTCAAGGTGATTCCTTCAAGTACAGCGGAAACCGGGGTATTCAGATATGTTGATTTATCGGCATATACGGAAATTTCAGCAATCGAAGTTGATTGTGCATACAGATTGCTTACAGAACCAACAATTAAAAACACATAGACAAAAACTGTCCGGACAAATAATGATACATATTGAATTTCATTTTTTTTCATAACCCATTTTCCTGTTCAAAATTTTCTGTATAGCGTACTCACATCATAATACTACCTCCAGGATTTATAATCCTGAGAGGCAGTTTATCATGATTTTAATAGGTCGTTAGACTTTGATTCAATTAATAACCAGGGTTTTGTGCATATGGTGTTGAAGTCCGGTTCATTTGATTGGCAGGAATAGGCCGTAACATATGATGCTCCTGAATATTTGATGCTCCGGAAGTCGGACTGTAGAGTTGTACTCTTTCAACTAACTTCCCGGTACGCTTCAAATCGAGCCACCGTTTTTGTTCGCCATAGAATTCCCGGGCACGTTCATCCAGAATGAAATCAATATCCAGGTCTCCGGCCGTGATTTCCATTTGCCCCCCCAGCCCCGGGTGAGCAGCTCTTCGCCTTACTTCATTAACATAACTCACAGCATCACCAGCCCTTCCATCCATAATCAAAGCCTCTGCAGCATTGAGGTAGGTTTCTGCCAGCCGATAGACGATATAATCGCGTGATCCTTGCTCATGGTTAATTGAAGGACGTTTAAAATCATCTACTTTTTTCAGATTGGGAAACATATTGATATCCCAATACCAGTCGTCATCCTGATTATCAATATTCCAGGTCATAATATTTACACCTGCAAGCCTGTTTTCATAGTCGTTAACATCTTGCTGAGTTAGAAACCGATCGGTTACATAAATTGCCGTATCGCCAACAGCAGCACCATCTGGTATTCCGCTGGTTGTATTATAGTACCACACATCCTGGAATGTTTTTTCGTACCTCGCATCAACATCCAGCGGCCTGAAGTTCTCCATACCAAAAGGTGTAGGTCTGAACCGTATCCACGGGCGCCCATAGCCGGGCTCCAGCGCGCGATCCAGTCCATCATTAAAAACTTCATACCATGGTCTGTAGTGCAAGTGACTCTGATTTCCATTGTTGTTTAATATGGGGTCCTCTGTATACTGTACTGACCATAATACTTCAGCATTTTGTTCATTATCATGGTCAAACACATCTGCAAAATCGTCCAGCAATACATGATCGTAATTATTGATTACGTTATCCGCAAGAGTTGCAGCGCGGGCAAAATCGTCTGATTCCGCAAAATCCTTGTACCCGCGAGTTAACAGTGTTAGTGAAAGCATGTGTTCCGCTGCCGGTTTTGTTGCCCTTCCAAACTCACTTTGAGTATCTGGCAAATGTTGAACGGCAAATTCCAGATCATCTACAATAGCTGCATAAATTGCTGATTCAGGTGTCCGTTCAGCATCTGTCTGAACACCCACTGTTTCTTCAAGGGTTAGGTGAACCGGTCCAAAATGCTGCACCAGGATATAATAAAAATGAGCACGTAAAAACCGCACTTCACCTAATTTAGCATTCAATTCATCTGCAGAAATATCTTCGAGTTGACTTGCCCGATCCACAGCGGCGTTTGTTGTATTAATTGCCTGGTAAAAATTACTCCACAAATGCCAGAAGGGGGAAGATTCGGAGTTCATTTCAGCATCATAATTATTCATATAATGAAATCCGCCATGACCACCATTGGTGATAATATCGGTTCCCATCGCAGTCAGATTCCCTCCTTGTTCGGTTCCGTAATATTCCCGCAAGAGTGAATATGAAGCATTGACAGCATCATCAAATCCTTCCGGAGTATTGTAATGGGCATCTACAGTTACCCCCGATACGACCTCCTCGCTCAACACATCACACGATACAGCAGTGATGAAGATTATGGCGAGTACTGTAACTAAATAGGTAAACTTTTTCATGGGTCAATAACCTCTTCAATTAAAAATTGATATTCATTCCAAATGTAAATAATCGTGTTGCAGGTCCGTTACCGGCACCGATCACACCTCCATAGGATTCGGGGTCAAGACCGCCCTCAAGATTTGAAAATACAAACGGTGAATCGGCATTTACATACACCCTCGCCGATCTGATCCCCAGAGTATTTACAATAGAAGTGGATAAATTATACCCCAACTGAACATTCCGTACTTTCAAAAAGTCACCGGATTGATAACCACGGCTTGAACTGTTGAGTGGAAATTCCCTGGTACCATCGGGTTTCGGTGTATCGTTTGATGGGTTATCAGGTGTCCAGTAATTTACATTCAGGTTGTTATATCTTCCCTGTAAGGTGCTGTTGTTTACAAGAAATTCGTTGTAGATAGTATGTCCAAAACTGCCAAACAGAAAAAAGGAGAAATCAAAATCTCTGTACCGCAGACGATTACCAAACCCAACGCTTAGTGTGGGCATATCGCTTCCCAGTATAACCCGGTCTGCTTCTGTGATACTTCCGCTATCGGTAACATCGCGTAGTTTAATTTCACCCGGACTTCTGCCATACTGTGCTGCCTGATCCGCTTCATCAAGCTGCCAGATTCCAATCATATCATAATCATACCATACCGTTAAGGGTTCTCCGATAAACCATTGGTTTCCAATGTCATCCTCACCGGTACCGAATAAATCTACAATCTCCTCCTTGTTGGCAAATACATTTAGGTTGGACGACCAGCTGAAGTTATTTGTGTTGATATTATTGCTGGTAAGGGTAAATTCAAATCCTCTGTTCCTGGTATCACCAATATTTTCAAGAACGGAATTAAATCCGGAAGTAATGGGAATCACTCTTTCAAGCAACAGGTTCGAAGTATCGGTTTGGTATAATTCAACACTTCCAGCTACACGATCTCCCCAAAATCCAAAATCGAGCCCGAGGTTCATCGTAGCAGACGTTTCCCATTTAAGATCAGGATTTGCAAGTGAGGTTGGACGGTAACCGAATCCTGATGCATCTCCGAACGAATAGGTAGTTCTGCCCAATCCCCCTCTTGTTTGATAGGGATCAATAGCAGTGTTTCCGGTTATTCCATAACTGACTCTGATCCGAAGATCTGAAAACAGATCCTGATCTGCCATGAAAGGTTCATCACTGATTCTCCATCCCAATGCAACGGAAGGGAAAAAGCCCCATTGCTGACCTTCAGAGAGTCTGGAAGATCCATCATATCGCCCGGTAACTGTTAACAGGTACCGGTCCAGAAATCGGTAATTCGCCCGAGCCATGTAGGACATCAGGCCCCATTCTTCAAGATTGCTTCCTAACCCTTCAATGGTTGCACCAGAACCGATGTTGTGATAGCGCTGATGTTCATAAGGAAGTTCGGAAGCGGCCATATTAGAATATTCCGTTCTTGATTCCTGGATACTAAAAAGCCCCGTCAGATCGATAGCATGATTCTCAAAGTTTTCGGAATACGTAAGAATATTTTCGAACGTATACGTCATCTTTCTTTCATGTTCTTTCTCTGCATATGGGGACCCGAATTGCCTTGCACCCGTCAGACTTCCCTGGAATAATCCACGTCTCCAGTCCTGAAAGTCCGGGCCGAAGTTCATTCGATAGCTTAGGTTATCAAGAATATTCAAATCTGCATAAATGTTGCTGAAAATCCTGATTCTTTCTCTTTCATCTATATACGAATCACCTTCCAGGTCTGCCAGGGGATTAAAAATCAGAGGATCAGCTCCGGGACGATAGATCAGATTACCTTCGCTGTCAAAGGGTTCAGCAAGCGGATTTGTTGCCAAAGCACCTCCATATGGATTTGACCCCCAGTTTTGAACCTGGTTGGAGAGCTGTGTTGATGTACCAATTCTCAATCTGTCAGACACTGTGTGATCCAGATTTACTCTGAATGTAGTGCGGTTAAAATCCTGGTGTTCAATGACCCCTCTGTCGTAAAAATAGTTTCCTGAGACAGCAAACTGTGTGCTTTCATTTCCACCCTGAATACCAATTTGATGATTTTGCTGAATACCCGTTCCTAAAAGTAAATCAACCCAATCCGTCGAAACACCCCGTTCAAACGCTTCCCTTTCAGCAGAGGTAAAATCGCGGCCTGCTGCTTCTTTTAAAGCACCAAACTCTGCACCACTCATCATATCCGGTCTTCCAAGCTCCTGCCTGAACCCGGTATGACCAGAATAAGAGACCGTTGTCGCGTGATCACCACCTCTGTTTGTTGTCACCAGTACTACACCGTTCGCACCTCTGGAACCGTAAATTGCAGTGGCTGAAGCATCTTTTAAGATTTCCATTGACTCTATATCACGTGGATTTATATCGCTGATATTTCCTTCAAGAGGAATTCCATCTACCACGTATAAAGGCTCGTTCGAAGCGGTCAGTGAACGCCGGCCCCTGACTCTGATCGTAACACCCTGCCCGGGCCGGTTACCTGATGAGAGTGCCACAACGCCTGCAGCTCTTCCCTGAAGCGCCTGCCCTGCATCTGTTAACGGGGCTTCCTGGATATCTCTGCTGGATATTGAAGAAACAGAACCCGTTATATCCCGTCGCTCTACGGCACCATACCCAACAACTACAAGTTCATCACCAACAATTGCCTGGGATGTGAGTGTTATATCAATATTAGATCTTCCGTTGATTGGCTCTTCCAGTGTTTCATATCCGATATAAGAAAAAACAAGCGTATCGTTTTGAGAAGGAGCTACGACTGAAAACTCACCATTTATGCTGGTTGAAGTTCCCTGGTCGGTGCCTTTTACCAAAACAGTAACTCCTGGAAGCGCTTCCCCGTCATCAGAAGAAAAAACGGTTCCAGTTACGGTATGATCCTGTGCGTATCCAAAATCGTAAATTCCTGTAATAATCATTCCATTCACAAGTATGCAAATGAAAATCATTTTTAATTTTATAGTAGCCATATTCCATTCATCCTTTTTTCATTTATAGTTCCAAATTAAGTGGCAACTGATTACTCAGATAAAGCTTTAATGAAATAAACAGTTTTTTTGGCAGACAGAACAAACGTTTGCATTGTGTTGTTAAATAATGAAACTTCGGCTGAAATAACAATTTTTTTTAAATTTCTGTTAAAATTTGTTCATTCTAATTAAAATTTTAACAGCAATGGTCTTCATTATTTGGATCACTTTTATGGATATTCATATATGAAAAAGAAAACAACATTAGCAGATATTGCTAAAAAACTGGATGTAACCACTTCCACTGTATCAAGAGCACTTAAAAATCATCCAAAAATCAGTGATGCCACAAAAAAGGCTGTAGGCGAGCTCGTAGAAAAAATGAATTACCAGCCGAATAATATTGCAGCGGCACTTCAAAGCGGGAAAAGTAATATTATCGGAGTAATTGTTCCCACATCGGACCGCCAGTTTTTTGCTTCTGTAATCCGCGGGATTGAGGAGGTTGTCAGAAAAAAAGGATACAATCTTATTATTTGCCAGTCTGATGAGCAGACTAACAAAGAAGAAAAAATAATTGACACGCTTTTACGGGTTCAGGTTGATGGCATCATAGCTTCTGTTTCCAAAGAAACCACTCATTACTCCTACTTTGAAAAAATCATTCAGCAAAATGTACCTCTCATACTTTATGACAGAGTAGGTGAAAAAATTAATACCAATACAGTAATTAGTAATGATTATCGGGGTGCGTATAAAGCCGTATCTCACCTTATTGACCAAGGTTGCAGCAGAATTGCTCATTTTTCAGGGCTAAAACATATCAAAATTTATCAGGAAAGGCTGAATGGGTACCTGGATGCCCTAAAACATCATCAGCTGCCCGTTGATGAAAACCTGATAATTGAAAGCGATTTAATAGGTGATACAGAAATCATTCTTGATGCAGGTTCTGAAATGACAACACATCTGTTCGAGAGTGAAAATCCGCCGGATGGAATTTTTTCGTCTAGTGATTTTGCTGCCATGGGTGCAATTCAGACACTCAAATCAAAATCTATTCTTATTCCGGATGAAGTTGCAATAGCAGGTTACAGCAATGACTTTTCTGCTTCAATTATTGACCCAGGACTTACTTCTGTGGATCAACACACCAAAAACATGGGAAATAACGCAGCTAATCTATTTTTAGATCAGATCAACAATAAGAATGAAACAAACGAATACAAACAAATTGAAATTGAACCGACGCTAATCATTCGTGCATCATCTTCCGTAAAACCCTCAGAAAAAAAAGAGGCAAGCTCCTCTTCCTTTTAACCTGAGTTCTATTTAATCATCCCGGTCTTGCAAGGTCGTTAAATATTCCACGATATCACGAAGTTCACTTCTGGTGAGCAGATCGCCCATTGCGGGCATTCCTGAACGCGAGTTTACGCGTTCCGCTATATTTTCCTTCTCAATGATCCACTCCTCCTCCCTGCTTGTAACGGTAACGTGCGTATCTGATTCTGCACTCAACATTCCGCGTATGGTTTCCCCGTTATTTAGTGTGAGAGTGACCGTGCCATAACCGGGTGATATCCGGGCATCGGGATCAACCATCGATC
Proteins encoded:
- a CDS encoding LacI family DNA-binding transcriptional regulator codes for the protein MKKKTTLADIAKKLDVTTSTVSRALKNHPKISDATKKAVGELVEKMNYQPNNIAAALQSGKSNIIGVIVPTSDRQFFASVIRGIEEVVRKKGYNLIICQSDEQTNKEEKIIDTLLRVQVDGIIASVSKETTHYSYFEKIIQQNVPLILYDRVGEKINTNTVISNDYRGAYKAVSHLIDQGCSRIAHFSGLKHIKIYQERLNGYLDALKHHQLPVDENLIIESDLIGDTEIILDAGSEMTTHLFESENPPDGIFSSSDFAAMGAIQTLKSKSILIPDEVAIAGYSNDFSASIIDPGLTSVDQHTKNMGNNAANLFLDQINNKNETNEYKQIEIEPTLIIRASSSVKPSEKKEASSSSF
- a CDS encoding TonB-dependent receptor; protein product: MATIKLKMIFICILVNGMIITGIYDFGYAQDHTVTGTVFSSDDGEALPGVTVLVKGTDQGTSTSINGEFSVVAPSQNDTLVFSYIGYETLEEPINGRSNIDITLTSQAIVGDELVVVGYGAVERRDITGSVSSISSRDIQEAPLTDAGQALQGRAAGVVALSSGNRPGQGVTIRVRGRRSLTASNEPLYVVDGIPLEGNISDINPRDIESMEILKDASATAIYGSRGANGVVLVTTNRGGDHATTVSYSGHTGFRQELGRPDMMSGAEFGALKEAAGRDFTSAEREAFERGVSTDWVDLLLGTGIQQNHQIGIQGGNESTQFAVSGNYFYDRGVIEHQDFNRTTFRVNLDHTVSDRLRIGTSTQLSNQVQNWGSNPYGGALATNPLAEPFDSEGNLIYRPGADPLIFNPLADLEGDSYIDERERIRIFSNIYADLNILDNLSYRMNFGPDFQDWRRGLFQGSLTGARQFGSPYAEKEHERKMTYTFENILTYSENFENHAIDLTGLFSIQESRTEYSNMAASELPYEHQRYHNIGSGATIEGLGSNLEEWGLMSYMARANYRFLDRYLLTVTGRYDGSSRLSEGQQWGFFPSVALGWRISDEPFMADQDLFSDLRIRVSYGITGNTAIDPYQTRGGLGRTTYSFGDASGFGYRPTSLANPDLKWETSATMNLGLDFGFWGDRVAGSVELYQTDTSNLLLERVIPITSGFNSVLENIGDTRNRGFEFTLTSNNINTNNFSWSSNLNVFANKEEIVDLFGTGEDDIGNQWFIGEPLTVWYDYDMIGIWQLDEADQAAQYGRSPGEIKLRDVTDSGSITEADRVILGSDMPTLSVGFGNRLRYRDFDFSFFLFGSFGHTIYNEFLVNNSTLQGRYNNLNVNYWTPDNPSNDTPKPDGTREFPLNSSSRGYQSGDFLKVRNVQLGYNLSTSIVNTLGIRSARVYVNADSPFVFSNLEGGLDPESYGGVIGAGNGPATRLFTFGMNINF
- a CDS encoding RagB/SusD family nutrient uptake outer membrane protein, with translation MKKFTYLVTVLAIIFITAVSCDVLSEEVVSGVTVDAHYNTPEGFDDAVNASYSLLREYYGTEQGGNLTAMGTDIITNGGHGGFHYMNNYDAEMNSESSPFWHLWSNFYQAINTTNAAVDRASQLEDISADELNAKLGEVRFLRAHFYYILVQHFGPVHLTLEETVGVQTDAERTPESAIYAAIVDDLEFAVQHLPDTQSEFGRATKPAAEHMLSLTLLTRGYKDFAESDDFARAATLADNVINNYDHVLLDDFADVFDHDNEQNAEVLWSVQYTEDPILNNNGNQSHLHYRPWYEVFNDGLDRALEPGYGRPWIRFRPTPFGMENFRPLDVDARYEKTFQDVWYYNTTSGIPDGAAVGDTAIYVTDRFLTQQDVNDYENRLAGVNIMTWNIDNQDDDWYWDINMFPNLKKVDDFKRPSINHEQGSRDYIVYRLAETYLNAAEALIMDGRAGDAVSYVNEVRRRAAHPGLGGQMEITAGDLDIDFILDERAREFYGEQKRWLDLKRTGKLVERVQLYSPTSGASNIQEHHMLRPIPANQMNRTSTPYAQNPGY
- a CDS encoding ThuA domain-containing protein, whose product is MKKNEIQYVSLFVRTVFVYVFLIVGSVSNLYAQSTSIAEISVYADKSTYLNTPVSAVLEGITLKQHEGELQLYETTDGKENPVQSQLKPGNPDQLTWILSGETKPGSVRNFVLRVEENTQSSSDDPGVKVEDDGESLLISIGEKKVLNYRYALKDVPEGVDEIFKRGGYIHPIWSPGGEVLSRIQPPDHYHHYGIWNPWTRTEFEGREVDFWNLGSGQGTVRAEAVTEKKHGNVYGGFRALHNHIDFTGPSEEKTALNEQWEINVWNVGSEEDVWLIDFASTLNPATNEPLTIKEYRYQGFSLRATEKWNDNNATLLSSEGFDKSNANATRARWLDVNGISDVEEGKSGILFMTNPSNFNYPEQLRIWPVGTNNGEENVYINFNPAQDRDFELKSGRSYSLKYRMLVYDGTIDSTDAELFWKNYANPPRVEVQNTSLAGAKVLLYTKNGDGYVHDNIPYSIQAIEKLGEENGFEVVASEDPALFTDENLSQYNALIFSNTNNEIFDTESQRQALKNYIQNGGGFVAIHSASGSERDWPWFSQLVGGNFERHAPQQDFTVDVVNRAHPSTSHLPDRWEIENDECYYLKELNPALKVLLSADMNTVDDEGKQDFPGNLFGESFPIAWYQEFDGGRQWYTTLGHRPEQYSDPVFVEHILGGIQWVVNGVNQ